The proteins below come from a single Paramormyrops kingsleyae isolate MSU_618 chromosome 25, PKINGS_0.4, whole genome shotgun sequence genomic window:
- the galnt7 gene encoding N-acetylgalactosaminyltransferase 7 isoform X2 encodes MRIKLGFFLRALLFICTFLGLMLLWSSFSPSTTDQRHLQGRERMSNDLPPNPMKPVVPWPRVEGVEVDLRKIHQKDGADGGRDRGGGAALQNKNVVQNQYITFKPHTHVYANPVLKRGDLGNFEPKEPEPAGILDGPGEGAKPFVLGSEYKEAVQASIKEFGFNMVASDMISLDRTISDLRHEECKYWHYDDNLLTSSVVIVFHNEGWSTLMRTVHSVIKRTPRRYLAEIVMIDDFSNKAHLKERLDDYIKQWNGLVKVFRNERREGLIQARSIGARKATLGQVLIYLDAHCEVGVNWYAPLVAPISKDRTICTVPLIDYINGKEYDIEPQQGGDEDGFARGAWDWNMLWKRIPLTDREKAKRKHVTEPYRSPAMAGGLFAIERDFFFELGLYDPGLQIWGGENFEISYKIWQCGGQLLFVPCSRIGHIYRLHGWQGNPPPAHVGSSPTLKNYVRVVEVWWDEYKDFFYASRPETEALAYGDISELKKFREERNCKSFKWFMEEIAYDIPKHYPLPPKNVVWGEIRGYESNYCIDSMGHTNGGNVEIGPCHRMGGNQLFRINEANQLMQNDQCLIKGTDVMSVNINHCNLNENMEWKYFKDLHRFTHVPTAKCLDRSDILHTVFISECDRNKTTQKWEMNSIVAV; translated from the exons ATGAGGATAAAATTAGGTTTTTTCCTGCGCGCCCTGCTGTTCATTTGCACTTTCCTAGGCTTGATGCTGCTGTGGTCTTCCTTCTCGCCAAGCACAACGGACCAAAGGCACCTGCAAGGG agagagagaatgtcCAATGACCTCCCTCCTAACCCTATGAAGCCTGTCGTTCCATGGCCTCGTGTAGAAGGTGTGGAGGTGGACCTGCGTAAGATCCATCAGAAGGACGGCGCCGACGGCGGACGTGACCGCGGTGGGGGAGCGGCTCTGCAGAACAAGAACGTCGTACAGAACCAGTACATCACGTTTAAGCCGCACACCCACGTCTACGCCAACCCGGTTCTGAAACGCGGGGACCTGGGCAACTTTGAGCCCAAAGAGCCTGAACCTGCCGGCATCCTCGACGGCCCAGGAGAGGGCGCCAAACCCTTCGTCCTGGGGTCAGAGTACAAGGAAGCCGTGCAGGCCAGCATCAAAGAGTTTGGCTTCAACATGGTGGCCAGTGACATGATTTCCCTGGACCGCACTATCAGTGACTTGCGCCACGAGGA GTGCAAATACTGGCATTATGATGACAACCTGCTGACCTCCAGCGTTGTCATCGTCTTCCACAATGAGGGCTGGTCCACCTTAATGCGGACGGTGCACAGTGTGATCAAGAGGACGCCCCGGAGATACCTGGCCGAGATCGTCATGATCGACGACTTTAGCAATAAAG cacacCTGAAGGAGCGCTTGGACGACTACATCAAGCAGTGGAACGGCCTGGTCAAGGTCTTCCGAAATGAGAGGAGGGAGGGCCTGATCCAAGCCCGCAGCATTGGGGCTCGGAAAGCCACTCTGGGTCAG GTGCTCATCTACCTCGATGCCCACTGCGAGGTGGGAGTGAACTGGTACGCTCCTCTGGTGGCTCCCATATCCAAGGACAG AACGATATGCACGGTGCCTTTGATAGATTACATAAACGGAAAAGAATATGACATAGAGCCGCAGCAAGGGGGCGACGAAGACGGCTTCGCCAGGGGGGCCTGGGACTGGAATATGTTATGGAAGCGGATCCCGCTGACTGATAGGGAGAAGGCTAAACGGAAGCATGTGACAGAGCCCTATCG ATCTCCGGCCATGGCTGGGGGGCTGTTCGCCATCGAGCGAGATTTCTTCTTCGAACTGGGACTCTACGATCCCGGCCTGCAAATCTGGGGAGGGGAAAATTTTGAGATCTCCTACAAG ATCTGGCAGTGCGGGGGTCAGCTGCTCTTTGTGCCTTGTTCCCGGATCGGACATATCTACCGGCTGCATGGCTGGCAGGGAAATCCTCCCCCAGCCCACGTGGGCTCCTCCCCCACACTGAAG AATTACGTCCGTGTAGTGGAGGTCTGGTGGGACGAGTACAAAGACTTTTTCTATGCCAGCCGGCCGGAGACAGAAGCTCTGGCTTACGGGGACATCAGTGAGCTGAAGAAATTCCGTGAGGAGCGCAACTGCAAGAGCTTTAAATGGTTCATGGAAGAGATCGCCTATGACATCCCCAAGCACTACCCACTGCCTCCCAAGAACGTGGTCTGGGGGGAG ATACGAGGATACGAGAGCAATTACTGCATAGACAGCATGGGTCACACAAACGGAGGCAATGTGGAAATCGGACCTTGTCACAGAATGGGAGGGAATCAG CTCTTCCGGATCAATGAAGCCAACCAGCTCATGCAGAATGACCAATGTTTGATCAAAGGCACAGACGTGATGTCGGTCAACATAAATCACTGCAATCTGAACGAGAACATGGAGTGGAAGTATTTTAAG GATCTGCACCGGTTCACTCATGTTCCCACAGCGAAGTGCCTGGACAGATCAGACATCCTGCACACGGTGTTTATTTCCGAGTGTGACAGGAACAAGACCACTCAGAAGTGGGAGATGAACAGTATTGTAGCAGTGTGA
- the galnt7 gene encoding N-acetylgalactosaminyltransferase 7 isoform X3 has translation MSNDLPPNPMKPVVPWPRVEGVEVDLRKIHQKDGADGGRDRGGGAALQNKNVVQNQYITFKPHTHVYANPVLKRGDLGNFEPKEPEPAGILDGPGEGAKPFVLGSEYKEAVQASIKEFGFNMVASDMISLDRTISDLRHEECKYWHYDDNLLTSSVVIVFHNEGWSTLMRTVHSVIKRTPRRYLAEIVMIDDFSNKAHLKERLDDYIKQWNGLVKVFRNERREGLIQARSIGARKATLGQVLIYLDAHCEVGVNWYAPLVAPISKDRTVCTVPLIDSVHGQTFVLEPQGGGNEDGFARGAWDWSMLWKRVPLTSEEKQRRLTLTEPYRSPAMAGGLFAIERDFFFELGLYDPGLQIWGGENFEISYKIWQCGGQLLFVPCSRIGHIYRLHGWQGNPPPAHVGSSPTLKNYVRVVEVWWDEYKDFFYASRPETEALAYGDISELKKFREERNCKSFKWFMEEIAYDIPKHYPLPPKNVVWGEIRGYESNYCIDSMGHTNGGNVEIGPCHRMGGNQLFRINEANQLMQNDQCLIKGTDVMSVNINHCNLNENMEWKYFKDLHRFTHVPTAKCLDRSDILHTVFISECDRNKTTQKWEMNSIVAV, from the exons atgtcCAATGACCTCCCTCCTAACCCTATGAAGCCTGTCGTTCCATGGCCTCGTGTAGAAGGTGTGGAGGTGGACCTGCGTAAGATCCATCAGAAGGACGGCGCCGACGGCGGACGTGACCGCGGTGGGGGAGCGGCTCTGCAGAACAAGAACGTCGTACAGAACCAGTACATCACGTTTAAGCCGCACACCCACGTCTACGCCAACCCGGTTCTGAAACGCGGGGACCTGGGCAACTTTGAGCCCAAAGAGCCTGAACCTGCCGGCATCCTCGACGGCCCAGGAGAGGGCGCCAAACCCTTCGTCCTGGGGTCAGAGTACAAGGAAGCCGTGCAGGCCAGCATCAAAGAGTTTGGCTTCAACATGGTGGCCAGTGACATGATTTCCCTGGACCGCACTATCAGTGACTTGCGCCACGAGGA GTGCAAATACTGGCATTATGATGACAACCTGCTGACCTCCAGCGTTGTCATCGTCTTCCACAATGAGGGCTGGTCCACCTTAATGCGGACGGTGCACAGTGTGATCAAGAGGACGCCCCGGAGATACCTGGCCGAGATCGTCATGATCGACGACTTTAGCAATAAAG cacacCTGAAGGAGCGCTTGGACGACTACATCAAGCAGTGGAACGGCCTGGTCAAGGTCTTCCGAAATGAGAGGAGGGAGGGCCTGATCCAAGCCCGCAGCATTGGGGCTCGGAAAGCCACTCTGGGTCAG GTGCTCATCTACCTCGATGCCCACTGCGAGGTGGGAGTGAACTGGTACGCTCCTCTGGTGGCTCCCATATCCAAGGACAG AACGGTGTGCACGGTGCCTCTCATTGACTCTGTACATGGCCAGACGTTCGTCTTGGAGCCGCAGGGTGGTGGGAACGAGGATGGCTTCGCCAGAGGAGCATGGGATTGGAGCATGCTCTGGAAGCGGGTGCCACTCACTAGCGAGGAGAAGCAGCGGCGGTTAACTTTGACCGAGCCATATCG ATCTCCGGCCATGGCTGGGGGGCTGTTCGCCATCGAGCGAGATTTCTTCTTCGAACTGGGACTCTACGATCCCGGCCTGCAAATCTGGGGAGGGGAAAATTTTGAGATCTCCTACAAG ATCTGGCAGTGCGGGGGTCAGCTGCTCTTTGTGCCTTGTTCCCGGATCGGACATATCTACCGGCTGCATGGCTGGCAGGGAAATCCTCCCCCAGCCCACGTGGGCTCCTCCCCCACACTGAAG AATTACGTCCGTGTAGTGGAGGTCTGGTGGGACGAGTACAAAGACTTTTTCTATGCCAGCCGGCCGGAGACAGAAGCTCTGGCTTACGGGGACATCAGTGAGCTGAAGAAATTCCGTGAGGAGCGCAACTGCAAGAGCTTTAAATGGTTCATGGAAGAGATCGCCTATGACATCCCCAAGCACTACCCACTGCCTCCCAAGAACGTGGTCTGGGGGGAG ATACGAGGATACGAGAGCAATTACTGCATAGACAGCATGGGTCACACAAACGGAGGCAATGTGGAAATCGGACCTTGTCACAGAATGGGAGGGAATCAG CTCTTCCGGATCAATGAAGCCAACCAGCTCATGCAGAATGACCAATGTTTGATCAAAGGCACAGACGTGATGTCGGTCAACATAAATCACTGCAATCTGAACGAGAACATGGAGTGGAAGTATTTTAAG GATCTGCACCGGTTCACTCATGTTCCCACAGCGAAGTGCCTGGACAGATCAGACATCCTGCACACGGTGTTTATTTCCGAGTGTGACAGGAACAAGACCACTCAGAAGTGGGAGATGAACAGTATTGTAGCAGTGTGA
- the LOC111837249 gene encoding scrapie-responsive protein 1: MKISLVVAILCVALLTGDATPSNRLSCYKKVLKNRDCHNIANGIDMLRPIDSLQNHFWEGSKCDVVCFCNFSELLCCPRDVFFGPKISFVIPCKNA, translated from the exons ATGAAAATATCCCTGGTTGTTGCTATTTTATGTGTTGCACTTTTGACCGGCGATGCTACGCCATCAAACCGATTGTCCTGTTACAAAAAAGTGCTGAAGAACCGGGACTGTCATAATATCGCCAACGGGATCGATATGCTGCGACCCATCGACTCCCTCCAGAACCACTTCTGGGAAGGAAGCAAATGCGACGTGGTCTGTTTCTGCAACTTCAGTGAGCTGTTGTGCTGCCCCAG AGATGTTTTCTTCGGACCGAAGATCTCCTTTGTCATCCCATGTAAAAACGCTTGA
- the galnt7 gene encoding N-acetylgalactosaminyltransferase 7 isoform X1, with protein sequence MRIKLGFFLRALLFICTFLGLMLLWSSFSPSTTDQRHLQGRERMSNDLPPNPMKPVVPWPRVEGVEVDLRKIHQKDGADGGRDRGGGAALQNKNVVQNQYITFKPHTHVYANPVLKRGDLGNFEPKEPEPAGILDGPGEGAKPFVLGSEYKEAVQASIKEFGFNMVASDMISLDRTISDLRHEECKYWHYDDNLLTSSVVIVFHNEGWSTLMRTVHSVIKRTPRRYLAEIVMIDDFSNKAHLKERLDDYIKQWNGLVKVFRNERREGLIQARSIGARKATLGQVLIYLDAHCEVGVNWYAPLVAPISKDRTVCTVPLIDSVHGQTFVLEPQGGGNEDGFARGAWDWSMLWKRVPLTSEEKQRRLTLTEPYRSPAMAGGLFAIERDFFFELGLYDPGLQIWGGENFEISYKIWQCGGQLLFVPCSRIGHIYRLHGWQGNPPPAHVGSSPTLKNYVRVVEVWWDEYKDFFYASRPETEALAYGDISELKKFREERNCKSFKWFMEEIAYDIPKHYPLPPKNVVWGEIRGYESNYCIDSMGHTNGGNVEIGPCHRMGGNQLFRINEANQLMQNDQCLIKGTDVMSVNINHCNLNENMEWKYFKDLHRFTHVPTAKCLDRSDILHTVFISECDRNKTTQKWEMNSIVAV encoded by the exons ATGAGGATAAAATTAGGTTTTTTCCTGCGCGCCCTGCTGTTCATTTGCACTTTCCTAGGCTTGATGCTGCTGTGGTCTTCCTTCTCGCCAAGCACAACGGACCAAAGGCACCTGCAAGGG agagagagaatgtcCAATGACCTCCCTCCTAACCCTATGAAGCCTGTCGTTCCATGGCCTCGTGTAGAAGGTGTGGAGGTGGACCTGCGTAAGATCCATCAGAAGGACGGCGCCGACGGCGGACGTGACCGCGGTGGGGGAGCGGCTCTGCAGAACAAGAACGTCGTACAGAACCAGTACATCACGTTTAAGCCGCACACCCACGTCTACGCCAACCCGGTTCTGAAACGCGGGGACCTGGGCAACTTTGAGCCCAAAGAGCCTGAACCTGCCGGCATCCTCGACGGCCCAGGAGAGGGCGCCAAACCCTTCGTCCTGGGGTCAGAGTACAAGGAAGCCGTGCAGGCCAGCATCAAAGAGTTTGGCTTCAACATGGTGGCCAGTGACATGATTTCCCTGGACCGCACTATCAGTGACTTGCGCCACGAGGA GTGCAAATACTGGCATTATGATGACAACCTGCTGACCTCCAGCGTTGTCATCGTCTTCCACAATGAGGGCTGGTCCACCTTAATGCGGACGGTGCACAGTGTGATCAAGAGGACGCCCCGGAGATACCTGGCCGAGATCGTCATGATCGACGACTTTAGCAATAAAG cacacCTGAAGGAGCGCTTGGACGACTACATCAAGCAGTGGAACGGCCTGGTCAAGGTCTTCCGAAATGAGAGGAGGGAGGGCCTGATCCAAGCCCGCAGCATTGGGGCTCGGAAAGCCACTCTGGGTCAG GTGCTCATCTACCTCGATGCCCACTGCGAGGTGGGAGTGAACTGGTACGCTCCTCTGGTGGCTCCCATATCCAAGGACAG AACGGTGTGCACGGTGCCTCTCATTGACTCTGTACATGGCCAGACGTTCGTCTTGGAGCCGCAGGGTGGTGGGAACGAGGATGGCTTCGCCAGAGGAGCATGGGATTGGAGCATGCTCTGGAAGCGGGTGCCACTCACTAGCGAGGAGAAGCAGCGGCGGTTAACTTTGACCGAGCCATATCG ATCTCCGGCCATGGCTGGGGGGCTGTTCGCCATCGAGCGAGATTTCTTCTTCGAACTGGGACTCTACGATCCCGGCCTGCAAATCTGGGGAGGGGAAAATTTTGAGATCTCCTACAAG ATCTGGCAGTGCGGGGGTCAGCTGCTCTTTGTGCCTTGTTCCCGGATCGGACATATCTACCGGCTGCATGGCTGGCAGGGAAATCCTCCCCCAGCCCACGTGGGCTCCTCCCCCACACTGAAG AATTACGTCCGTGTAGTGGAGGTCTGGTGGGACGAGTACAAAGACTTTTTCTATGCCAGCCGGCCGGAGACAGAAGCTCTGGCTTACGGGGACATCAGTGAGCTGAAGAAATTCCGTGAGGAGCGCAACTGCAAGAGCTTTAAATGGTTCATGGAAGAGATCGCCTATGACATCCCCAAGCACTACCCACTGCCTCCCAAGAACGTGGTCTGGGGGGAG ATACGAGGATACGAGAGCAATTACTGCATAGACAGCATGGGTCACACAAACGGAGGCAATGTGGAAATCGGACCTTGTCACAGAATGGGAGGGAATCAG CTCTTCCGGATCAATGAAGCCAACCAGCTCATGCAGAATGACCAATGTTTGATCAAAGGCACAGACGTGATGTCGGTCAACATAAATCACTGCAATCTGAACGAGAACATGGAGTGGAAGTATTTTAAG GATCTGCACCGGTTCACTCATGTTCCCACAGCGAAGTGCCTGGACAGATCAGACATCCTGCACACGGTGTTTATTTCCGAGTGTGACAGGAACAAGACCACTCAGAAGTGGGAGATGAACAGTATTGTAGCAGTGTGA
- the hmgb2a gene encoding high mobility group protein B2a, whose translation MGKDPNKPRGKTSSYAFFVQTCREEHKKKHPGTSVNFAEFSKKCSERWRTMSAKEKTKFEDMAKSDKARYEREMKNYIPPKGAKGGKRKKDPNAPKRPPSAFFVFCSEHRPKVKSDHPGISIGDVAKKLGEMWAKQTSKDKAPFEQKAAKLKEKYEKDVAAYRAKSGDGGKKGASGRSAGAKKSEPADDDDEEDEEDDEEDEDEEDEEDDD comes from the exons ATGGGTAAAGATCCGAACAAGCCACGGGGGAAGACGTCCTCCTACGCCTTCTTCGTGCAGACATGCAGGGAGGAGCATAAGAAGAAGCACCCGGGCACGTCCGTCAACTTCGCCGAGTTCTCCAAGAAGTGCTCGGAGCGATGGAGG ACCATGTCTGCGAAGGAGAAGACCAAATTCGAGGACATGGCGAAGAGCGACAAGGCTCGTTATGAGCGGGAGATGAAGAACTACATTCCTCCTAAAGGAGCCAAGGGAGGCAAGAGAAAGAAGGATCCGAACGCCCCCAAGCGTCCACC GTCGGCCTTCTTCGTCTTTTGCTCTGAGCACCGTCCAAAGGTGAAGAGTGACCACCCAGGTATCTCCATCGGGGACGTGGCCAAGAAGTTGGGTGAGATGTGGGCCAAGCAGACGTCCAAGGACAAGGCCCCCTTTGAACAGAAAGCCGCCAAGCTGAAGGAGAAGTACGAGAAG GATGTGGCTGCCTACCGCGCCAAGTCTGGAGATGGTGGGAAGAAGGGGGCGTCCGGTCGGTCAGCCGGGGCAAAGAAATCAGAACCGGCAGATGATGATGACGAGGAAGACGAGGAGGATGATGAGGAAGAcgaggatgaggaagatgaggaggatGATGATTAG